Proteins from a single region of Cytophagaceae bacterium:
- a CDS encoding amino acid permease has protein sequence MSGFKREIKLYDAVMLVSGSMIGSGIFVVSADVARQTGASGWLLASWLLAGILTLIGALSYGELTSMYPHAGGQYVFLQKAYGKLLAFLYGWSFFAVIQTGTIAAVAVAFSKYTGVLFPGLINDTNEWFALGDTSFKLTSQRFLAILSILLLTWLNTKGVKEGKLIQNVFSTTKIGAILLLIVLGFALGSNTEVIKANFTDMFEASKSTVDNGILNTTSLTFFGIILALGVTQVGTLFSSDAWNGLTFAGDEVVNPTKTIPRGMAIGTLLVVGLYFIMNLSYLFILPLKGDPNGVDVMSRGIQFASEDRVAAATAIVIGGAKFAIFTALLIMISTFGCNNGLILSGARVYYTMAKDGLFFKNFGKLNKNGVPQNALWWQGIWASVLCLTGKYGDLLDYFMGVVILFYAFTILGIFILRKKEPNLERPVKAPLFPFLPAFYIFLAFGLVIILFKEKPQFTIPGLIIVALGIPVFYWFKKKSTE, from the coding sequence ATGTCTGGATTTAAGAGAGAAATCAAACTTTATGATGCGGTAATGCTGGTGTCCGGCTCCATGATTGGCTCCGGTATTTTTGTAGTTAGTGCCGATGTGGCCCGACAAACCGGTGCTTCCGGCTGGCTGCTTGCCTCATGGCTTTTGGCGGGAATCCTAACGCTCATAGGTGCATTATCTTACGGAGAACTCACCTCCATGTATCCACATGCGGGTGGTCAATATGTATTTTTGCAAAAGGCTTACGGAAAACTCCTGGCATTTCTTTATGGTTGGTCATTTTTTGCGGTAATACAAACCGGGACTATCGCAGCGGTAGCGGTAGCTTTTTCAAAATACACCGGTGTACTATTTCCGGGTTTAATCAATGATACCAACGAATGGTTTGCATTGGGCGATACGTCATTTAAATTAACTTCCCAACGTTTTCTTGCAATTTTAAGTATCTTATTATTAACATGGCTCAATACCAAGGGAGTAAAAGAGGGCAAACTGATCCAAAATGTATTTTCCACCACCAAAATCGGGGCAATACTTTTATTGATAGTATTGGGATTTGCTCTTGGAAGTAACACCGAAGTTATCAAAGCCAATTTCACTGATATGTTTGAGGCATCCAAAAGCACGGTTGATAATGGAATTTTAAACACCACCTCACTCACATTCTTTGGAATAATTCTGGCTTTGGGAGTGACTCAGGTAGGTACTTTGTTTTCATCAGATGCCTGGAATGGCCTCACATTTGCCGGTGACGAGGTGGTAAACCCCACCAAAACAATCCCCAGAGGCATGGCTATTGGCACTTTACTCGTGGTGGGATTATACTTTATCATGAACCTCTCTTACCTTTTTATTCTACCACTGAAAGGTGATCCCAATGGGGTAGATGTGATGTCTCGCGGGATTCAATTTGCTTCTGAAGACAGAGTCGCTGCCGCCACAGCTATAGTCATTGGTGGAGCAAAATTTGCCATATTTACAGCTTTGCTGATTATGATTTCCACATTTGGATGTAATAATGGCCTAATTCTTTCTGGTGCCAGGGTGTATTATACAATGGCGAAAGATGGCTTGTTTTTTAAGAATTTCGGAAAACTCAATAAAAACGGAGTACCCCAAAATGCACTTTGGTGGCAGGGAATATGGGCCAGCGTGCTCTGTTTGACCGGAAAATATGGCGATTTACTTGACTATTTTATGGGTGTAGTAATCCTCTTTTATGCATTTACCATTCTTGGTATTTTTATTTTGAGAAAAAAAGAACCCAATCTGGAAAGACCGGTAAAGGCTCCACTTTTCCCATTTTTGCCTGCTTTTTATATATTTTTAGCTTTCGGCTTAGTGATTATTCTATTCAAAGAAAAACCCCAGTTTACTATTCCGGGATTGATTATTGTGGCTTTGGGAATTCCGGTTTTTTATTGGTTTAAAAAGAAGTCAACAGAATAA
- a CDS encoding phosphatase PAP2 family protein, which yields MKFRTLFFLYFIFLYHLSFSQNWNIELLRKINLERNPSFDDGLRKLTNSITYTDIGTPAILFTVASIRHDSLGKRKAIYVGSSLLLSAAISGIIKKTVKEPRPFVTYPEIQKLTKAGSESFPSGHTTDAFSMATSLTIAYPKWYVAVPAYTYASAIGYSRMHLGVHYPGDVLAGAIIGSGTAFLTHKINYWLAQK from the coding sequence ATGAAATTCCGGACACTGTTTTTTTTATACTTTATTTTTTTATATCACCTTTCATTTTCTCAAAACTGGAATATAGAATTACTTCGTAAGATTAATCTGGAAAGAAATCCTTCATTTGATGACGGATTAAGGAAACTCACCAATTCAATTACCTATACCGACATCGGCACTCCTGCTATTTTGTTTACGGTCGCTTCCATCAGACATGATTCGTTGGGGAAAAGAAAAGCAATTTATGTAGGCTCATCATTGCTATTATCAGCGGCAATTTCTGGAATAATTAAAAAAACTGTTAAAGAACCCCGTCCGTTTGTGACTTACCCTGAAATACAGAAACTCACCAAAGCCGGAAGTGAGTCATTTCCTTCGGGTCATACCACTGACGCATTTTCTATGGCTACCTCTCTGACTATTGCATATCCCAAATGGTATGTGGCGGTTCCAGCATACACTTACGCCTCTGCAATCGGCTATTCCCGTATGCACCTGGGTGTGCATTATCCTGGTGATGTGCTTGCAGGTGCAATAATAGGCTCAGGAACAGCTTTTTTGACCCATAAAATCAATTATTGGTTAGCCCAAAAATAA
- the lgt gene encoding prolipoprotein diacylglyceryl transferase, with translation MTIAQIVWDVSPTIVKLGSFEIRWYGLLFALGFVFGYQNIARIFKIENQPEKDLDTLLLTMILSIVLGARIGHYVFYEGHTFLNNPGLFIWDMLIPPYSGLASHGAAFGVLIGLFIFKNRHKQYDYLWLTDRMVIVSALGGTFIRFGNFMNSEIVGKATNKPWGVIFKQNFEFEQVARHPAQLYESISCLILFVILFFLYEKWKANTPKGALTGIFFIWIFGLRFFYEFLKENQEAFENGMALNMGQILSIPVVLFGVYVLVKSFKNRSLNI, from the coding sequence ATGACAATAGCACAGATAGTTTGGGATGTTTCGCCCACCATTGTAAAGTTGGGGAGTTTTGAAATCAGGTGGTACGGTTTACTATTTGCTCTTGGCTTTGTTTTTGGTTATCAGAACATTGCCCGAATTTTCAAAATAGAAAACCAGCCAGAAAAAGATCTTGACACTTTGCTTTTGACCATGATTCTTTCGATTGTTTTGGGTGCCAGGATTGGTCATTATGTTTTCTATGAAGGTCACACTTTCTTAAATAACCCGGGGTTGTTTATTTGGGACATGCTTATTCCTCCATATTCCGGATTAGCCAGCCATGGTGCTGCTTTTGGTGTTTTAATCGGACTATTTATTTTCAAAAACCGTCATAAACAATACGATTATCTTTGGTTAACCGACCGTATGGTGATTGTTTCAGCTCTTGGTGGAACATTTATTCGTTTCGGGAATTTCATGAATTCCGAGATTGTTGGAAAAGCTACCAACAAACCCTGGGGGGTAATTTTTAAACAAAACTTTGAATTTGAACAAGTTGCACGCCACCCGGCTCAATTGTATGAATCAATAAGCTGCCTGATTCTGTTTGTTATTCTATTCTTTTTGTATGAAAAATGGAAAGCTAACACTCCAAAAGGTGCTTTGACCGGCATTTTCTTTATCTGGATATTTGGATTGAGGTTTTTCTATGAATTCCTGAAAGAAAATCAGGAGGCATTTGAAAATGGTATGGCATTAAACATGGGGCAGATTTTAAGTATTCCGGTGGTGTTATTTGGGGTTTATGTTTTGGTAAAGTCTTTCAAGAATCGCTCATTAAATATTTAA
- a CDS encoding N-acetyl-gamma-glutamyl-phosphate reductase, with the protein MEKIKVGIIGGAGYTGGELLRILINHPQAEVVFVNSQSQAGKPVYKTHTDLLGETELLFSDSLDFSAVDVIFLCSGHGQSRKFLAENAIPSSVRIIDLSTDYRDESEGFVYGLPELNRNRIKSATKIANPGCFATSIQLAMLPVAAAGLLKSEVHVSAITGSTGAGQSLSASTHFSWRNNNVSIYKAFTHQHLAEIGQSLKQLQNDFSEDINFIPYRGNFTRGIMSNVYFDCDLEENAAIELFQKYYQGHPFTVIARQEIDLKMVVNSNKCILQIQKHGKRLLVTSIIDNLVKGASGRAVQNMNLAFEIDEKAGLNLKLAGF; encoded by the coding sequence ATGGAAAAAATAAAAGTAGGAATCATCGGTGGAGCAGGCTACACCGGTGGGGAGCTTCTACGAATTTTAATAAATCATCCTCAGGCAGAGGTGGTATTTGTCAATTCTCAAAGCCAGGCCGGAAAACCAGTTTATAAAACACACACTGATCTTTTGGGAGAAACCGAACTTTTGTTTTCTGATTCTCTGGATTTCAGTGCGGTAGATGTGATTTTCCTTTGCTCAGGACATGGACAAAGCCGAAAATTTCTGGCTGAAAATGCTATTCCGTCGTCAGTAAGAATTATTGACCTCAGTACCGACTACCGTGATGAGTCGGAGGGATTTGTGTATGGTTTGCCTGAACTTAACCGCAATCGTATCAAGTCAGCAACAAAAATTGCCAATCCGGGCTGTTTTGCTACTTCTATTCAATTGGCAATGTTGCCGGTGGCTGCTGCCGGGCTATTGAAAAGTGAAGTTCATGTGAGTGCGATTACGGGCTCCACCGGGGCGGGCCAGTCTTTGAGTGCAAGTACTCATTTTAGTTGGAGAAATAACAATGTGTCTATTTACAAGGCATTTACACATCAGCATTTGGCTGAAATTGGTCAAAGCCTGAAACAACTGCAAAACGATTTTTCAGAGGATATTAACTTTATTCCATATCGGGGAAATTTCACCAGGGGAATAATGTCCAATGTCTATTTTGACTGTGATTTGGAAGAAAATGCTGCTATTGAATTATTTCAGAAATATTACCAAGGACACCCTTTTACAGTAATTGCTCGCCAGGAGATTGATCTGAAAATGGTGGTGAATTCCAATAAATGTATTTTGCAAATCCAAAAACATGGCAAAAGACTATTGGTAACTTCTATCATTGACAACCTGGTTAAAGGGGCCTCGGGGCGAGCAGTTCAAAACATGAATCTTGCCTTCGAAATTGATGAAAAAGCAGGCTTAAATCTAAAATTAGCCGGATTTTAA
- a CDS encoding aspartate aminotransferase family protein, translating to MKLFDVYPINDIEPVKASGSKIWDEKGQEYLDLYGGHAVISVGHSHPYYVKRLTKQIKNLGFYSNSVKISLQDELAEKLGKISGLKDFTLFLANSGAEANENALKLASFHTGRTKIVAFTKSFHGRTSAAVAVTDNPSIKAPINFAGHVQFVPFNDVEATKKAIDNETCAVIVEGIQGVGGIQVATEEFLKTIRAACDKTGAVFIHDSVQCGYGRSGKFFSYQYYKVKPDIISVAKGMGNGFPVGGILISPKFHAKHGLLGTTFGGNHLACVAAISVLDIIKKEKLVENAATVGTYLLEQLSTFKELKDLRGKGLMIGIELDKSVSEIRNKLLFEDHIFTGVAGANTIRLLPSLALTKTDADKFLEAFSKYVK from the coding sequence ATGAAATTATTTGATGTATATCCAATTAACGATATTGAGCCTGTAAAGGCTTCAGGAAGTAAAATTTGGGACGAAAAAGGCCAGGAATATTTAGATTTATACGGTGGTCATGCAGTAATCTCTGTAGGTCATTCTCATCCTTATTATGTTAAGAGACTTACAAAACAGATCAAAAATCTTGGGTTTTATTCCAATTCAGTAAAGATTTCTCTGCAAGATGAACTGGCTGAAAAACTTGGAAAAATTTCAGGATTAAAAGATTTTACTTTGTTTTTGGCTAATTCGGGTGCCGAAGCCAACGAAAACGCTTTAAAGTTGGCATCTTTTCATACTGGTCGCACCAAAATAGTGGCATTTACCAAAAGTTTCCATGGCCGTACTTCTGCTGCGGTAGCCGTGACAGACAACCCTTCTATCAAGGCCCCGATTAACTTTGCCGGGCATGTGCAGTTTGTGCCGTTTAATGATGTGGAGGCTACTAAAAAAGCCATAGACAATGAAACCTGTGCTGTAATAGTGGAAGGAATACAAGGTGTAGGTGGCATTCAGGTTGCGACTGAGGAGTTTTTAAAAACCATCAGAGCCGCGTGCGACAAAACCGGAGCAGTGTTTATTCATGATTCGGTGCAGTGTGGATATGGTCGCTCAGGCAAATTTTTTTCGTATCAATATTACAAAGTAAAACCAGATATTATTTCGGTGGCCAAAGGCATGGGGAATGGTTTTCCTGTGGGTGGGATACTGATTTCTCCAAAATTTCATGCAAAGCACGGACTGTTAGGTACTACTTTTGGTGGCAACCACCTGGCTTGTGTGGCAGCAATTTCGGTTTTGGATATAATTAAGAAAGAAAAATTGGTTGAAAATGCCGCTACCGTGGGCACTTATCTTTTAGAGCAATTATCAACTTTCAAAGAGTTGAAAGACCTGAGAGGCAAGGGCTTAATGATAGGAATCGAATTGGATAAGTCAGTTTCTGAAATAAGAAATAAATTGTTGTTTGAAGACCATATTTTTACCGGTGTTGCCGGTGCCAATACCATCAGGCTATTACCGAGTCTGGCTTTGACAAAAACCGACGCTGACAAGTTTCTTGAGGCATTTTCGAAATATGTGAAATAA